TTCCCGATGGCTTTTCCGGTGTCACGCCGGATGCCGCCGCTTCGCAGAAACTGGCCGCCATTGCTGCTGTCATCAATGCCCATGTGCAGAGCCGTGCGGCGCAGATTTCCGGCACCATCGGCAACCATGCCCGCAAGGTGGGCAAGGACTGGGTGGTGCAGCTGGGCGATGTCAGCCATGCCGTTTCGCTTTCAAGCGGTGCGGATGCGCAGGTCGTCACGTTCAACGAAGGTGGCGAAAGCGTCACGGTCGCCGGTTCCTGGCATCCGGGCCAGACGCACGCGCATTTCCTGCTGAACGGGCAAAAGCTGGGCGTGAAGGTGGATCTCGTCGGATCTGCTATCCGCCTGCGCGCCAACGGCATGGATGTGTCGGCGCGTGTGCGTAGCCCACGTGTGGCGGAACTGGCAAAGCTTATGCCGGTCAAGCTGCCGCCGGATACCTCGAAGATGCTGCTCTGCCCCATGCCGGGCGTCATTACCGGCGTCGCGGTGAAGGTGGGTGACACGGTGGAAGCCGGTCAGACGCTCGCCACCGTCGAAGCCATGAAGATGGAAAACGTGCTGAAAGCCGAGCGTCGTGGCGTGGTGAAGCGTGTTGCCGCCAGTGCCGGTCAGAGCTTGGCGGTGGACGAACTGATCATGGAGTTCGAGTAAGATGGGATCTAACGGTTTGGAAAAGTGGTCAAGCGTCGCCGAACGTTTTGCCAAGCCGTTTGAGGATGTGCTTCTCGTGGTCTTGGCCACGGAAAAATACCGCCAAGACCTTCACTTCCTGCCTTGCTTCATCGACTTTAAAATAGAAAATCGTGCGATTCTTGGTCACCTGTCGCAATCCAGGCGAAATCTGATGCCGCAGACTCCCCTGGTGCGGAGCACGAACAAGCGCCAGCATATCACTGTCTATAGCTTTCAAGCGCGCTGCAGCACGCTCAACGGCGTCGTGCAAGTCATCTCCGAGAGAGAGATAGGACTCGACAAGATGCTCGAAAATCAGGTTGAGGTCTTGGTCCGCTGCAGGGGCCCGGAACAGCTCAAAAACCATATTCTGCTTTCTTGCGTGCAATCAACGCATCAATACGGCGGCTGCTTTCCTCCGCATTCAAGAAAGGCCCCTTGCTTCTCTCTTCGATTAGTTCCCGCAGAGCCGCCAATTCCGCTTCCTTCATCTCCGTCTGCTCGCGCAGCAGCTCCAGCCCCTGCTGCACTACGGCGCTCACGCTTGAATAGCGGCCTTCTTCAACCAGTCGGCGGGCAAAGGCGTCTTGCTGGTCGGAAATGGATACGGATGCTTTTACGGTCATGGCTCAAGGCTCCCGTGAAAAATGCGCTCAATATGCTACTGAGTAGCAATTTCGTCAATCTCAACGCCGCGCTGACTGTGATGTCGGCCTCTGGAGGATCAGCCCGATGAGCAAGAAAACCGTTGCCGACTGGCAGGTGCTGGCCGAGAAGGAACTAAAAGCATCACCGGACAAGCTCATCTGGAACACGCCGGAAGGCATTCCGGTGAAGCCGCTCTACACGGCGGAAGATCTTGACGGCGTCGAGCATCTGGAAAGCCTGCCGGGCTTCAAACCCTTCGTGCGCGGTCCTCGCGCCACCATGTATGCGGGGCGCCCCTGGACGATCCGCCAATATGCGGGCTTTTCGACCGCTGAGGAAAGCAATGCGTTTTATCGCAAGGCGTTGGCCGCCGGTCAGCAGGGTGTGTCCGTCGCCTTCGATCTCGCCACCCATCGCGGTTACGATTCCGACCATCCGCGTGTGGTCGGCGATGTCGGCAAGGCGGGCGTAGCGATCGACTCGGTCGAGGATATGAAGATCCTGTTCAATGGCATTCCCTTGCAGGATATCTCCGTTTCCATGACCATGAACGGCGCGGTCATTCCGATCCTCGCGAACTTCATCGTGACGGGGGAGGAGCAGGGCGTTTCGCGGGATCTTCTCTCGGGCACCATTCAGAACGATATTCTGAAGGAGTTCATGGTTCGCAACACCTACATCTATCCGCCGGAGCCTTCCATGCGGATCATTGCGGATATCATCGCCTATACGGCCAAGGAAATGCCGCGCTTCAACTCCATCTCGATTTCCGGCTATCACATGCAGGAAGCGGGCGCGACGCTGGTGCAGGAGTTAGCCTTCACGCTGGCGGATGGTCGGGAATATGTACGGGCCGCTCTGGCACGTGGCCTGAACGTCGATGAATTTGCCGGGCGCCTGTCCTTCTTCTTCGCGATCGGCATGAACTTCTTCATGGAAGCAGCAAAGCTTCGCGCTGCGCGCCTGCTTTGGTCGCGCATCATGGAAGAGTTCGAGCCCAAGAAGCCCGGCTCGCTGATGCTGCGCACCCACTGTCAGACCTCGGGCGTCTCGCTTCAGGAGCAGGACCCATATAATAACGTCATCCGTACGGCCTATGAGGCGCTGTCGGCGGTGCTGGGCGGCACGCAGTCTCTCCATACCAACGCGCTGGATGAGGCGATTGCCCTGCCGACGGAATTTTCAGCGCGCATTGCCCGCAACACGCAGCTTATCCTTCAGCATGAAACGGGTGTGACCAAGGTGGTCGATCCGCTGGCGGGCTCCTATTACGTCGAGAGCCTGACCAAGGAACTGGCAGACAAGGCCTGGGCGCTGATCGAAGAGGTCGAGGCCCTGGGCGGCATGACCAAGGCTGTGGCTGATGGTCTTCCCAAGCGCTTGATCGAGGAGGCGGCAACCCGGCGGCAGGCGCGTGTGGATCGTGGCGAGGAGATCATCGTCGGCGTCAACAAGTACCGGCTGGAGAATGAAGAGCCGATCGATATTCTCGACATCGACAACACCGCTGTCCGCAATTCGCAGATCAAGCGGCTGGAGCAGATCCGCCGCCAACGCGATCCGAAACGCGTTGAGGAAGCACTGGCAGCGCTGACCAAGGTCGCTGAAACCGGAGAGGGCAATCTCCTGGAGAAGGCGGTCGAGGCTGCCCGCGCCCGCGCAAGTGTCGGTGAAATTTCCGATGCCATGCGCGCCGTTTTCGGAGATCACTCTGCCGTGCCGGAAGTGGTGAGCGATATCTATGGTCCGGCCTATGCGGATGATCCCGAATATCAGACGCTGACCGGGCGTCTCTCGGAATTTGCCAAGGCAACGGGCATCAAGCCGAAGATGCTGGTCGCCAAGCTCGGTCAGGATGGCCATGATCGCGGTGCGAAGGTCATTGCCTCTGCATTCGGCGATATCGGCTTTCAGGTGATTGCCGGTCCGCTGTTCCAGACACCGGAAGAGGCGGCATCGCTTGCCGTATCCGAAAAGGTGCAAGTGGTCGGCATGTCATCGCTGGCGGCCGGTCACAAGACGCTGGCGCCGCAGCTCGTCGAGGCCTTGAAGGCGAAGGGGGCGGAAGAGGTGATTGTCGTGGTGGGCGGCGTCATTCCCCGGCAGGATTACCAGTTCCTGCTGGATTCCGGCGTTGCTGCAGTCTTCGGTCCCGGCACCAATGTGCTGGATGCCGCCCGCGCCATTCTCGACCTGATGGAAGGGCGGCGGCGCAACGCCTGAAGTTGCTCTGTTTGACGCATTTCCAGACGGAAAACCGGGTGCCACTTTTCCTGGAAATGCTTAAGGCAACTTCGCCTTCGCCCGGTGGCGCGCTTCCAGATCGGCAGCAAACACATCGTCCATGGTTGTGGCTGGTGGTAGTTGTGCCAGCTCGTCCATGACGGCTTCGGTAATCTCCGCCATGGCGAGGAAGGGAAGCTCGCCCGCAATGAAGGCCTCCAGCGCCACTTCCTTTGCACCGTTCAGCACAGCGCCCTGCACCCCGCCGCGTGTCATGGCAAGCCGCGCCAGCCGGAGCGCCGGAAAGCGGGTCTCATCGGGCGCTTCGAAATCCAGTCGAGAGAGCTTGGCGAAATCCAGCCGCTCCACCGGCAGCTTCCCGCGGCGGGGATAATGCAGGGCATAGCCTATGGCGTGGCGCATATCCGGGCAGCCAAGCTGGGCAAGAACGGAGCCATCCGCATAACCTACCATGGAATGAATGATCGATTGCGGATGAACGATCACCTCCACCTGTTCCGGCGAGAGGCCGAAGAGGTGTTTCGCCTCGATCATCTCCAGCGCCTTGTTGAACATGGAGGCACTGTCGATCGAAATCTTCAGGCCCATGGACCAGTTGGGGTGCGCGCGTGCTGTCTCCACTGTCACGCCCGCCATCTGTTCGCGCGTAAAGGTGCGGAACGGCCCGCCGGATGCGGTGAGAATCACGCGCTCGATGGCGTGGCGCTGGTTCTCCTCCAGCACCTGAAAAATGGCATTGTGTTCGCTGTCGACCGGCAGCAGACGACCGCCACCAGCTTTGACGGCTGAGATGAACAGGTCACCAGCAGAAACGAGGCATTCCTTGTTGGCGAGCGCGATGTCTGCGCCGCGTTTGGCCGCCGCCAGCGTGGGGCCAAGCCCTGCCGTGCCGACGATGGCGGCCATCACCATGTCCGCTTCGGCGCTTGCCGCCTCCAGGAGGCCGGTCTGGCCAGCGGCCACTTCAATACCGGTGCCGGACATGAGATCGCGCAGCGCCACATACTGGCTTTCATCGGCGGTGACGGCGAGCTTTGCGCGATGCGCCTTTGCCTGCTCGGCCAGAAGCTCGATGTTTCCGGCGCCCGTCAGGGCGACAACCTCGAAACCGTCCGCCTCATCGAGGTGCGTCAGCACATCCAGCGTATTGGTGCCGATGGAGCCCGTCGAACCCAAGATGGAAATGCTGCGTCTGGCAGAAGTCATTCTTTCCCGTTCCTCATTCACCTGCCCGTTTACAGGCGGCGCCTGTCCCTCACAAGAGCTTATCAAGTCGCATTGAATTTCCCCTGTTTCATTGCCAGATGGCAGAGTCGGGTCGCAAGCGAATCGGGAGATCATGCATGGTGGAAAAAGTTCTGAACACATCCTGCGCCATCGCAGGTGGCGGTCCGGCTGGCCTCATGCTGGGGCTTCTTCTGGCGCGTGCCGGGGTCGATGTGACCGTTCTCGAAAAGCACGATGATTTCCTGCGCGATTTTCGCGGCGATACGATCCACCCGTCTACGCTGGAGGTGATCTACGAACTGGGCCTTGAAGAGGAATTTCTCAAGCTGCCACACACGCGTGCGCCGAAACTCATGGCCGAGATGGGCGGCCAGACGATCACCATGGCGGATTTCTCGCGCCTGCCCGTGCGCAATCGCTTCATCGCCTTCATGCCGCAATGGGATTTCCTGAATTTTCTCGCAAGCCAGGCCGCGCGCTATCCCAACTTCCGCTTGCTGACAGGCGCAAGGGTCACAGAGGTGCTGGAGGAGGGACATCGGGTTCAGGGCCTCAAGGTCGAAACCGCGGAAGGCACGTTGATGCTGCGGAGTGATCTGGTCGTTGCCGCCGATGGTCGCAATTCCGTGGTTCGGGAAAAGGCAGGTCTGGACGTGGAAAGCTTCGGCAGTCCCAGCGAAGTCGTCTGGATGAAGCTGTCCAAACAGGAGGGCGACCCGGCGCAAACCATGGGCCATGCAGGTCCGCGACAGGGCTTCGTGCTGATCGATCGCGGCGATTACTGGCAGTGCGGCTATATCGTTCGCGGCGAAACATTCGAAGAGATCCGGCAGCGCGATCTGGAAGAATTCCGCAACAAGGTGCGTGCTGTTTCTCCCTTGCCAGCCGAGCGGATGGATGAAATTCAAGGCTGGTCAGATGTCAGCCTGCTGCAGGTGCGTATCGACCGGCTGAAGCAGTGGTGGAAACCCGGGCTGATTGCGATTGGCGACGCGGCGCATGCCATGTCTCCCATTGGCGGGGTAGGTGTCAATCTTGCGATTCAGGACGCGGTGGCTGCTGCCAACATTCTCGCGGAGCCGCTGGCAGGACATCGTTTGCGTGATGAGCATCTCGCGGCTGTGGAGAAGCGCCGTCTCTTCCCCACGAAAGCAACCCAGAAACTGCAGTTGATGATGCGCTCCAATCGCCGCAAGGAGTTGGTGCATGAGGAGCGGAAAAAGGGCCCTCCTGCCTTCATCCGTAATATTGCCCGCTTTCCATTGTTGGCTCATCTCGCAGGTCGCTTGATGGGCCTCGGCTTTCGAATGGAGCACGTACGAACCAAGTCGTTACTTTGAATTGTACAATCTTGGGGCGCTTTGATTTAAAATAAAACGAGCAGTGGTGGCGAAGATGTTTTATTCCGATACGGGAATCACTTCGTTTAGACCTCTGGATAGTATGTTATTGACATAATCCCCTTTTGTAATACTAATATTTTTCCGAATTTTTTACCAAGAGGTAAAATGGTGCCTCTTAATCGTCTTGCCCTCTTTCTTGTGAAGGTGGGCGGGAAGCGAGAACTGAAGCAATGAAAGGCTTCAAACGTGGATGTGTTTTCGATTTGCGTAATCCATGCTGAGGGATTTCAATGAGCGTAGATCATTTTGATGGCGCGCTGGTTCGCCAACTCGTCGCTTCGTGTGACCTTCAGGATGCTGCCCATATTCCCAAGGCTCTGTTTTCCTATATCAGCTCTGTCCTCAGCAGCCGGGAGCCGAATGTCTACCTCATTGACCTCCTCCCGTCATTGAGTGCGGCAGTACAGGCGTTTCTGACAGGCATTGGTGCCTTCAACCGTAGCCCAATGCCCGAGTTGGAGGTTGCCCGCCGGCGTGGACGTCTTCTGGAATGTCTTGATGCATTCATGGATGAGGCGCGATTGAGCCAACAGAGCATGGCCTT
The window above is part of the Rhizobium rhizoryzae genome. Proteins encoded here:
- a CDS encoding type II toxin-antitoxin system RelE/ParE family toxin — translated: MVFELFRAPAADQDLNLIFEHLVESYLSLGDDLHDAVERAAARLKAIDSDMLALVRAPHQGSLRHQISPGLRQVTKNRTIFYFKVDEARQEVKVLAVFFRGQDHEKHILKRLGKTFGDA
- a CDS encoding type II toxin-antitoxin system ParD family antitoxin, with product MTVKASVSISDQQDAFARRLVEEGRYSSVSAVVQQGLELLREQTEMKEAELAALRELIEERSKGPFLNAEESSRRIDALIARKKAEYGF
- the scpA gene encoding methylmalonyl-CoA mutase produces the protein MSKKTVADWQVLAEKELKASPDKLIWNTPEGIPVKPLYTAEDLDGVEHLESLPGFKPFVRGPRATMYAGRPWTIRQYAGFSTAEESNAFYRKALAAGQQGVSVAFDLATHRGYDSDHPRVVGDVGKAGVAIDSVEDMKILFNGIPLQDISVSMTMNGAVIPILANFIVTGEEQGVSRDLLSGTIQNDILKEFMVRNTYIYPPEPSMRIIADIIAYTAKEMPRFNSISISGYHMQEAGATLVQELAFTLADGREYVRAALARGLNVDEFAGRLSFFFAIGMNFFMEAAKLRAARLLWSRIMEEFEPKKPGSLMLRTHCQTSGVSLQEQDPYNNVIRTAYEALSAVLGGTQSLHTNALDEAIALPTEFSARIARNTQLILQHETGVTKVVDPLAGSYYVESLTKELADKAWALIEEVEALGGMTKAVADGLPKRLIEEAATRRQARVDRGEEIIVGVNKYRLENEEPIDILDIDNTAVRNSQIKRLEQIRRQRDPKRVEEALAALTKVAETGEGNLLEKAVEAARARASVGEISDAMRAVFGDHSAVPEVVSDIYGPAYADDPEYQTLTGRLSEFAKATGIKPKMLVAKLGQDGHDRGAKVIASAFGDIGFQVIAGPLFQTPEEAASLAVSEKVQVVGMSSLAAGHKTLAPQLVEALKAKGAEEVIVVVGGVIPRQDYQFLLDSGVAAVFGPGTNVLDAARAILDLMEGRRRNA
- the dxr gene encoding 1-deoxy-D-xylulose-5-phosphate reductoisomerase, whose amino-acid sequence is MTSARRSISILGSTGSIGTNTLDVLTHLDEADGFEVVALTGAGNIELLAEQAKAHRAKLAVTADESQYVALRDLMSGTGIEVAAGQTGLLEAASAEADMVMAAIVGTAGLGPTLAAAKRGADIALANKECLVSAGDLFISAVKAGGGRLLPVDSEHNAIFQVLEENQRHAIERVILTASGGPFRTFTREQMAGVTVETARAHPNWSMGLKISIDSASMFNKALEMIEAKHLFGLSPEQVEVIVHPQSIIHSMVGYADGSVLAQLGCPDMRHAIGYALHYPRRGKLPVERLDFAKLSRLDFEAPDETRFPALRLARLAMTRGGVQGAVLNGAKEVALEAFIAGELPFLAMAEITEAVMDELAQLPPATTMDDVFAADLEARHRAKAKLP
- a CDS encoding FAD-dependent oxidoreductase, whose translation is MVEKVLNTSCAIAGGGPAGLMLGLLLARAGVDVTVLEKHDDFLRDFRGDTIHPSTLEVIYELGLEEEFLKLPHTRAPKLMAEMGGQTITMADFSRLPVRNRFIAFMPQWDFLNFLASQAARYPNFRLLTGARVTEVLEEGHRVQGLKVETAEGTLMLRSDLVVAADGRNSVVREKAGLDVESFGSPSEVVWMKLSKQEGDPAQTMGHAGPRQGFVLIDRGDYWQCGYIVRGETFEEIRQRDLEEFRNKVRAVSPLPAERMDEIQGWSDVSLLQVRIDRLKQWWKPGLIAIGDAAHAMSPIGGVGVNLAIQDAVAAANILAEPLAGHRLRDEHLAAVEKRRLFPTKATQKLQLMMRSNRRKELVHEERKKGPPAFIRNIARFPLLAHLAGRLMGLGFRMEHVRTKSLL